AACTTGTTGACCATGGACTTGGGCCGACACAGCCGCATCTGATCGAGGAGTACAAAGCCTTTACAGGTCGTGATGCCAAGGCAGATTTCCCTGACTGGGAAGCCGGCCACAAAACCCTTATGGTCAAAGGCGGAATACCTGGCATTGAAAATATAGGCGGAGATCTTGACAAGGTTACTGGCAAACGGTGCTTTTTCATGGCCTTTCCCTGGCGTTGGACTGGCGGTGATGGTTGTATTGTCCGTGTTATCGCGATTGTTGATCCTGATCAGCAGTTCAGGTTTGAGACTGGAAAGTGAACTACTCCTGCCCTAAAGGGATAGGAATTTTTGTGCC
The nucleotide sequence above comes from Desulfobulbaceae bacterium. Encoded proteins:
- a CDS encoding cyclase family protein, with amino-acid sequence LVDHGLGPTQPHLIEEYKAFTGRDAKADFPDWEAGHKTLMVKGGIPGIENIGGDLDKVTGKRCFFMAFPWRWTGGDGCIVRVIAIVDPDQQFRFETGK